In a genomic window of Nocardiopsis mwathae:
- a CDS encoding flavin reductase family protein, which translates to MATEAEMEACVRISPVTGGGAGTTGGPDGAGAPEPLPRDAAVDAGTFRRALGSHAAGVVVVTAAPADGRVGVTATSFTSVSLDPPLVSFYIDARSGTWPGIRDASAFAVNLLAADQREVAHRFATKGVDRFAPPTRWRSGPEGLPLIEGAVGHILCRRHDLLAVGDHWLVVGRVAAAEVRAAEGGRPLLYHRGRYGHFQP; encoded by the coding sequence GTGGCAACAGAGGCCGAGATGGAGGCGTGCGTGCGGATTTCGCCGGTGACAGGCGGGGGAGCGGGAACGACGGGCGGGCCGGACGGCGCGGGTGCGCCTGAGCCGCTGCCCCGGGACGCGGCGGTGGACGCCGGGACGTTCCGCCGCGCGCTGGGCTCGCACGCCGCGGGGGTCGTGGTGGTGACCGCGGCCCCGGCGGATGGCCGGGTCGGCGTGACCGCGACGTCGTTCACGAGCGTGAGCCTGGACCCGCCGCTGGTGTCCTTCTACATCGACGCCCGGTCGGGCACCTGGCCCGGGATCCGGGACGCGTCGGCCTTCGCGGTCAACCTGCTGGCCGCCGACCAGCGGGAGGTCGCGCACCGCTTCGCGACCAAGGGCGTCGACCGGTTCGCCCCGCCCACCCGGTGGCGGTCCGGGCCGGAGGGGCTCCCGCTGATCGAGGGTGCGGTGGGCCACATCCTGTGCCGCCGCCACGACCTGCTGGCCGTGGGCGACCACTGGCTGGTGGTGGGCCGGGTGGCCGCCGCCGAGGTCCGGGCGGCAGAGGGGGGCCGCCCGCTGCTGTACCACCGCGGCCGGTACGGGCACTTCCAGCCCTGA
- a CDS encoding cell wall anchor protein, with translation MSAGQLWLLIGLGAFHGVNPAMGWLLAAGRGLQERSRSAVLWALPALAAGHAASIGIVVVIIAVTGSLVVSRWFPVIGGAVVVAAGLWVLLARHRFHWRDVRMSLWQLTGWSFLMASMHGAGLMLLPVLAGDLGEGRSSEHGHHGHAPGPDAQADRSGLGEDGGPPVNDAPAGTAADAAAAPGGWSLVDMTMVGVFATGVHTAAMLAAAGICALIAYDFVGVHAMRLRWVTMDRVWAVVLLVGGAFVLWTAM, from the coding sequence ATGAGCGCCGGGCAGCTGTGGCTACTGATCGGATTGGGCGCTTTCCACGGCGTCAACCCGGCGATGGGGTGGCTCCTCGCCGCGGGCCGGGGCTTACAGGAGCGGAGCAGGTCGGCGGTGCTGTGGGCGCTTCCCGCCCTCGCCGCCGGCCACGCGGCCTCGATCGGGATCGTCGTCGTCATCATCGCGGTCACCGGCTCCCTGGTCGTCTCACGGTGGTTTCCCGTGATCGGCGGTGCCGTGGTGGTCGCGGCCGGGCTGTGGGTGCTGCTCGCACGGCACCGCTTCCACTGGCGGGACGTGCGGATGTCGCTCTGGCAGCTCACCGGGTGGTCGTTCCTGATGGCGTCCATGCACGGGGCCGGGCTGATGCTGCTCCCGGTGCTGGCGGGCGACCTCGGCGAGGGCCGTTCCTCCGAGCACGGCCATCACGGCCACGCTCCCGGCCCCGACGCGCAGGCGGACCGGTCGGGCCTGGGGGAGGACGGCGGCCCGCCCGTGAACGACGCCCCCGCCGGCACCGCCGCGGACGCCGCGGCGGCTCCCGGGGGGTGGAGCCTGGTGGACATGACGATGGTGGGCGTGTTCGCCACCGGTGTCCACACCGCGGCGATGCTCGCCGCGGCCGGGATCTGCGCGCTGATCGCCTACGACTTCGTCGGGGTCCACGCCATGCGGCTGCGCTGGGTCACCATGGACCGCGTCTGGGCCGTGGTCCTCCTCGTCGGCGGCGCGTTCGTCCTGTGGACGGCCATGTAG
- a CDS encoding metallopeptidase TldD-related protein yields MPDIDPDFLALPLRGAADAALQRARDLGADHADFRLERVRNRAISLSDGHVETASDSDTLGFAVRVIHGGVWGFAAGTDLTAEAAAAVAARAVEVARVAAAVTTERIELAPEPAHTDVTWVSSYEVDPFDIPVREQTSLLAAWSRRLLEDSRVDHVDATLLQAKEQKFYADTAGTVTTQQRVRIAPEVEVLATRDGLLDSMRTLSAPAARGWEYMPTVEAELSELPALLAEKLAAPSVDAGRYDLVIDPSQLWLTIHESIGHATELDRALGYEAAYAGTSFATVDRLGSLRYGSEIMNVTGDRTAKYGLASIGYDDEGVTTSSFDLVRDGVLVGYQRDRRISALQGYPASNGCAFADSPSTMPIQRMANVSLAPAKNGPTTEELISGVERGIYIVGDRSWSIDMQRYNFQFTGQRFYRIENGRLAGMLRDVAYQASTTDFWNSMAALGGPQTYVLGGTFRCGKGQPGQVAAVGHGCPSALFTDVRILNTVQEAGK; encoded by the coding sequence GTGCCTGATATCGACCCGGATTTCCTCGCCCTTCCGCTCCGCGGGGCGGCCGACGCGGCGCTGCAGCGCGCCCGCGACCTCGGCGCCGACCACGCGGACTTCCGACTGGAACGCGTCCGGAACCGCGCGATCTCGCTCAGCGACGGCCACGTGGAGACCGCCTCGGACTCCGACACGCTCGGGTTCGCGGTGCGCGTCATCCACGGCGGCGTGTGGGGGTTCGCCGCGGGCACCGACCTGACAGCCGAGGCGGCGGCGGCCGTCGCCGCCCGCGCCGTCGAGGTCGCCAGGGTGGCCGCGGCCGTCACCACCGAACGCATCGAGCTCGCCCCCGAACCCGCCCACACCGACGTCACCTGGGTGTCCTCCTATGAGGTCGACCCGTTCGACATCCCCGTCCGGGAGCAGACCTCGCTCCTGGCCGCCTGGAGCCGCCGACTCCTGGAGGACTCCCGCGTCGACCACGTGGACGCCACCCTCCTGCAGGCCAAGGAGCAGAAGTTCTACGCCGACACCGCCGGCACGGTCACCACGCAGCAGCGGGTGCGGATCGCCCCGGAGGTCGAGGTGCTGGCCACCCGCGACGGCCTGCTGGACAGCATGAGGACCCTGTCCGCTCCCGCGGCCCGCGGCTGGGAGTACATGCCCACCGTCGAGGCCGAACTGTCCGAGCTTCCGGCGCTGCTGGCCGAGAAACTGGCCGCACCCAGCGTCGACGCGGGCCGCTACGACCTGGTCATCGACCCCTCCCAGCTGTGGTTGACGATCCACGAGTCGATCGGACACGCCACCGAGCTGGACCGCGCACTCGGCTATGAGGCCGCCTACGCCGGGACCTCGTTCGCGACCGTCGACCGACTCGGCTCGCTGCGCTACGGCTCCGAGATCATGAACGTCACCGGTGACCGGACCGCAAAGTACGGGCTGGCCAGCATCGGCTACGACGACGAGGGCGTGACCACCTCCTCCTTCGACCTGGTGCGCGACGGGGTGCTCGTCGGCTACCAGCGCGACCGCCGCATCTCCGCGCTGCAGGGCTACCCCGCCTCCAACGGGTGCGCCTTCGCCGACTCACCGTCGACCATGCCGATCCAGCGCATGGCCAACGTGTCGCTGGCGCCGGCGAAGAACGGGCCCACCACCGAGGAGCTGATCTCCGGGGTGGAGCGGGGCATCTACATCGTGGGCGACCGCAGCTGGTCGATCGACATGCAGCGGTACAACTTCCAGTTCACCGGACAGCGCTTCTACCGGATCGAGAACGGCCGCCTGGCGGGGATGCTGCGGGACGTCGCCTACCAGGCGAGCACCACCGACTTCTGGAACTCGATGGCGGCGCTGGGCGGCCCGCAGACCTACGTCCTGGGCGGCACGTTCCGGTGCGGGAAGGGGCAGCCGGGCCAGGTGGCCGCGGTCGGCCACGGCTGCCCGAGCGCGCTGTTCACCGATGTACGGATCCTCAACACGGTGCAGGAGGCCGGAAAGTGA
- a CDS encoding metallopeptidase TldD-related protein, translated as MVLVEERSTANLRWAGNSLTTNGVTEGRTVTVIALTEGTHGTSVGVMARSGLRTAPGGGAALPGAPDELEDLVRAAEAAGREAVPDQDAQPLLTPGEAGTGDDWDAAPERTDISVFSEVAPGLGREFARFGALGHLLYGYAEHVVTSTFLGTSTGLRLRHDQPTGTVDLNAKSAAPGVSGGHSAWTGQATRDFADVDAEALGAELSRRMEWAGNRVDLPAGRYETLLPPSAVADLMTELYVVNGGRDATEGRTVFSAPGPTGGGTRIGERLARLPVNLFSDPAAPGLECAPFVLADAPGRRMTAFDNGLPLRRTEWISGGEVAALSQTRHSAGLTGAPTTGHIDNLVLELPGASATLDDMVAETERGLLLTCLWYIRVVDPQTLLMTGLTRDGVYLVEDGKVTGAVNNFRFNESPVSLLERVTEAGATTRVLPREMGDYFSRTAMPPLRIPDFNMSTVSQAS; from the coding sequence ATGGTGCTGGTCGAGGAGCGCAGCACCGCCAACCTGCGCTGGGCCGGAAACTCCCTGACGACCAACGGCGTCACCGAGGGCCGGACCGTGACCGTGATCGCGCTGACCGAGGGCACGCACGGCACCTCGGTGGGCGTGATGGCGCGCAGCGGGCTGCGCACGGCCCCCGGCGGGGGCGCCGCCCTGCCCGGGGCACCGGACGAGCTGGAGGACCTGGTCCGGGCGGCCGAGGCGGCCGGCCGCGAGGCGGTCCCGGACCAGGACGCCCAGCCGCTGCTCACCCCTGGCGAGGCGGGCACCGGCGATGACTGGGACGCGGCGCCCGAGCGCACCGATATCTCGGTATTCTCCGAGGTCGCGCCGGGGCTGGGCCGGGAGTTCGCGCGGTTCGGCGCGCTCGGCCACCTGCTCTACGGGTACGCCGAGCACGTCGTGACCTCGACGTTCCTGGGCACGTCGACCGGCCTGCGGCTGCGCCACGACCAGCCCACCGGCACGGTGGATCTCAATGCGAAGTCGGCGGCGCCGGGAGTCTCCGGCGGGCACTCGGCGTGGACCGGGCAGGCCACCCGCGACTTCGCCGACGTCGACGCCGAAGCACTGGGTGCGGAGCTGAGCCGGCGGATGGAGTGGGCCGGCAACCGGGTCGACCTGCCCGCGGGCCGGTACGAGACGCTGCTGCCGCCATCGGCGGTCGCCGACCTGATGACCGAGCTGTACGTGGTCAACGGGGGGCGCGACGCCACCGAGGGCCGCACGGTGTTCTCCGCGCCCGGCCCCACCGGGGGCGGGACGCGAATCGGCGAGCGCCTGGCGCGGCTGCCGGTGAACCTGTTCAGCGACCCGGCCGCGCCGGGACTGGAGTGCGCGCCGTTCGTGCTGGCCGACGCTCCGGGGCGGCGCATGACGGCGTTCGACAACGGGCTACCGCTGCGGCGCACGGAGTGGATCTCCGGCGGCGAGGTGGCCGCGCTGAGCCAGACCCGGCACTCGGCCGGGCTGACCGGGGCGCCGACGACCGGGCACATCGACAACCTCGTGCTGGAGCTGCCGGGAGCGTCGGCGACGCTGGACGACATGGTCGCCGAGACCGAGCGCGGGCTGCTGCTGACGTGCCTGTGGTACATCCGGGTCGTCGACCCGCAGACGCTGCTGATGACCGGCCTCACCCGCGACGGCGTCTACCTGGTGGAGGACGGGAAGGTCACCGGCGCGGTGAACAACTTCCGGTTCAACGAGTCGCCGGTGAGCCTGCTGGAGCGGGTCACCGAGGCCGGGGCGACGACGCGGGTGCTTCCGCGCGAGATGGGCGACTACTTCTCGCGGACGGCCATGCCGCCGCTGCGGATCCCGGACTTCAACATGTCCACGGTCAGCCAGGCCTCCTGA
- a CDS encoding dodecin has product MTDHTYRVTEIVGTSSTGLEQAIRNGIDRASATLRGLDWFEVTEIRGHLEDGAIAHFQVGLKVGFRIED; this is encoded by the coding sequence ATGACCGATCACACCTATCGGGTCACCGAGATCGTCGGAACGTCCTCGACTGGGCTGGAACAGGCCATCCGCAATGGAATCGACCGGGCTTCGGCGACCTTGCGAGGACTTGACTGGTTCGAGGTGACCGAGATCCGCGGCCACCTTGAGGACGGCGCCATCGCGCACTTCCAGGTGGGGCTGAAAGTGGGCTTCCGGATCGAGGACTGA
- the mobA gene encoding molybdenum cofactor guanylyltransferase — MSVPDHPFDAVILAGGAARRMGGADKPGMDVGGATLLERVAASVPDARRIVVVGPRRPRPRARYVREDPPGGGPVPALRAGLAEVEAASCALLGADLPFLRPEHIGRLRRAASGRSGAVFVDAAGQRQWLVGFWDTAVLRTALAAYTGRSLRGLLGPLNPAPVAVPEPGDPALSDCDTPEDLARARALIHPSNSENGTASRRNPRMSRNFDR, encoded by the coding sequence ATGTCCGTACCCGACCATCCCTTCGACGCGGTGATCCTCGCCGGGGGCGCGGCACGGCGCATGGGCGGCGCCGACAAGCCCGGGATGGACGTCGGCGGGGCGACGCTGCTGGAGCGTGTGGCGGCGTCCGTGCCCGACGCGCGGCGGATCGTCGTCGTGGGCCCGCGGCGCCCCCGCCCTCGCGCCCGCTACGTCCGTGAGGACCCGCCGGGCGGCGGCCCGGTCCCGGCGCTGCGCGCCGGACTCGCCGAGGTCGAGGCCGCCTCCTGCGCGCTGCTCGGCGCGGACCTGCCCTTCCTTCGGCCCGAGCACATCGGCCGCCTGCGCCGCGCCGCGTCCGGGCGCAGCGGGGCCGTGTTCGTCGACGCCGCCGGGCAGCGGCAGTGGTTGGTGGGATTCTGGGACACCGCCGTCCTGCGTACGGCGCTCGCCGCCTACACCGGGCGGTCACTGCGGGGCCTGCTGGGCCCCCTGAATCCGGCTCCGGTCGCCGTGCCCGAGCCGGGTGACCCGGCGCTGAGCGACTGCGACACCCCCGAGGACCTGGCGCGCGCCCGAGCCCTGATTCACCCCTCGAACTCGGAGAACGGGACGGCCTCGCGGAGGAACCCGCGGATGTCCAGGAACTTCGACAGGTAG
- a CDS encoding SAV_915 family protein: protein MCVPVHATHGVECVRLARLGTGERVAIEFTTPERLRAAMGPGQEWIRMAESALRALVRPLGVTRIQADPSVVAPPTAAAETRRCGRGARRRAAGAGLGSWK, encoded by the coding sequence GTGTGCGTACCGGTCCACGCCACGCACGGCGTCGAGTGCGTGCGGCTGGCGCGGCTGGGCACCGGCGAGCGCGTCGCGATCGAGTTCACGACCCCCGAGCGGCTGCGCGCGGCGATGGGACCCGGCCAGGAGTGGATCCGAATGGCCGAATCGGCGCTGCGCGCGCTGGTCCGGCCCCTGGGCGTGACACGCATCCAGGCCGACCCCAGCGTGGTGGCGCCCCCGACGGCGGCCGCCGAGACGCGGAGGTGCGGTAGGGGGGCGCGGCGCCGGGCAGCGGGGGCGGGTCTGGGATCCTGGAAGTGA
- a CDS encoding alpha/beta hydrolase, with translation MTRRSDARRPTAAATLLAIVAAVLAAPAQPATAQPAPPRAAGIAWAPCPDEVISTVAEDERDLYSCGSFPVPLDHARPGGETIVIKLVRRAAADPDRRIGPLFAAFGGPGLSGAFVSVNAPHLFQDDVLDRFDVIGLVPRGSLLHCFDSGEHEADVRGRMASVPVTGDEVSSALAARAEYAEACGNNGGELIEHLSTANAARDLDLLRAAQGEERITLLAISYGTLIGATYVNLYPQHVRAAVLVSPVDAELRTTRPLAYDRQRAQGTEDALDRLLRECAEAGEACSFGEGDPHAKFDRVRDRLREGPLELGGGDVATLESLTGMATYMVVRFSGMDPTPIDTFFAHLQAIYDAVEREGAGVDAAALEAAPTPSPAVSPAGAAARTGGAGDAADYADNADSFYGTNCADRPYPRTPGVVPRLADRWEKEAPTFGRAQAFEQLPVCALWPVRPTDAYHGPWDTETDAPVVVLGNHFDGPTPFTFAERMADRLGDGRLIGVADFGHLPLGTSECADDAVTAYLTSLEVPDEEGLTCAPDAGLW, from the coding sequence TTGACACGCAGATCCGACGCGCGACGGCCGACCGCCGCCGCGACCCTTCTCGCCATCGTCGCGGCGGTGCTCGCCGCACCCGCACAGCCCGCGACGGCGCAGCCGGCGCCACCGCGGGCAGCGGGGATCGCATGGGCCCCCTGCCCCGACGAGGTGATCTCGACCGTCGCCGAGGACGAGCGCGACCTCTACAGTTGCGGAAGCTTCCCCGTGCCCCTCGACCACGCGCGGCCCGGCGGAGAGACGATCGTCATCAAGCTGGTGCGGCGCGCCGCGGCCGACCCGGACCGCAGGATCGGCCCGCTGTTCGCCGCCTTCGGCGGCCCCGGGCTGTCCGGTGCGTTCGTCTCCGTCAACGCCCCGCACCTGTTCCAGGACGACGTCCTCGACCGCTTCGACGTCATCGGCCTGGTCCCCCGCGGCTCGCTCCTGCACTGCTTCGACTCCGGCGAACACGAGGCCGACGTCCGCGGCCGCATGGCGTCCGTCCCCGTGACCGGCGACGAGGTCTCCTCGGCCCTGGCCGCCCGAGCCGAGTACGCCGAAGCATGCGGGAACAACGGCGGCGAGCTGATCGAGCACCTCTCCACCGCCAACGCCGCCCGCGACCTCGACCTGCTCCGCGCGGCGCAGGGCGAGGAGCGGATCACGCTCCTGGCGATCTCCTACGGGACGCTGATCGGGGCGACCTACGTCAACCTCTACCCGCAGCACGTGCGCGCCGCGGTCCTGGTCAGCCCGGTCGACGCTGAGCTGCGCACCACCCGGCCGCTCGCCTACGACCGGCAGCGCGCCCAGGGCACGGAGGACGCGCTGGACCGCCTGCTGCGGGAGTGCGCCGAGGCCGGGGAGGCGTGCTCCTTCGGCGAGGGCGACCCGCACGCGAAGTTCGACCGGGTCCGGGACCGACTGCGCGAAGGGCCGCTCGAACTCGGCGGTGGCGACGTGGCCACCCTGGAGTCGCTGACCGGGATGGCGACCTACATGGTGGTGCGCTTCTCCGGCATGGACCCCACGCCCATCGACACCTTCTTCGCGCACCTGCAGGCGATCTACGACGCGGTCGAGCGCGAGGGGGCGGGTGTCGATGCCGCCGCCCTGGAGGCGGCCCCGACGCCCTCTCCGGCCGTGTCCCCGGCCGGAGCCGCGGCGCGGACGGGAGGTGCGGGGGATGCCGCGGACTACGCCGACAACGCGGACTCCTTCTACGGGACCAACTGCGCGGACCGCCCCTACCCCCGCACTCCCGGAGTCGTCCCCCGCCTCGCCGACCGGTGGGAGAAGGAGGCCCCGACCTTCGGGCGGGCGCAGGCGTTCGAGCAGCTGCCGGTGTGCGCGCTGTGGCCGGTCCGGCCCACGGACGCCTACCACGGGCCGTGGGACACCGAAACGGACGCCCCCGTCGTGGTCCTCGGCAACCACTTCGACGGGCCGACTCCGTTCACCTTCGCCGAGCGGATGGCCGACCGCCTCGGTGACGGCCGCCTGATCGGGGTAGCGGACTTCGGCCACCTCCCCCTGGGCACCAGCGAATGCGCGGACGACGCGGTGACCGCCTACCTGACCTCGCTGGAGGTCCCCGACGAAGAAGGGCTGACCTGCGCCCCCGACGCGGGCCTCTGGTAG
- a CDS encoding RtcB family protein has translation MPYTEAPGARVPIRMWADPRTVEDAAMDQLRNVTRLPWVHGLAVMPDVHYGKGATVGSVIAMRDAVSPAAVGVDIGCGMTAVRTSLTADELPDDLRRLRSELEKAVPVGFQMHKSPVDPRRIHGLKTGDWAKFWDRFDRLAPAVQDRRRRAEHQLGTLGGGNHFLEVCLDDEGVVWIVLHSGSRNIGKELAEHHIERARKLPHNQDLPDRDLAVFVSGTPEMDAYRRDLFWAQDYARRNRDVMMGLACDVMRKAFPRVRFGQWISCHHNYVAEESYDGVDVLVTRKGAIRAGQGDVGIVPGSMASGTYIVRGLGNPASFNSASHGAGRRMSRTRAKKTFTRDDLVEQTRGVECRKDAGVIDEIPAAYKDLSEVMAAQTDLVEVVAHLRQVICVKG, from the coding sequence ATGCCGTACACCGAAGCTCCGGGTGCGCGTGTTCCGATCCGGATGTGGGCCGACCCACGGACGGTCGAGGACGCGGCCATGGACCAGCTCCGCAACGTCACGCGGCTGCCCTGGGTGCACGGGCTGGCCGTGATGCCCGACGTGCACTACGGGAAGGGCGCCACCGTCGGCTCGGTCATCGCCATGCGCGACGCGGTGTCCCCGGCCGCCGTCGGCGTCGACATCGGCTGCGGCATGACCGCCGTCCGGACGTCGCTGACCGCCGACGAGCTCCCCGACGACCTCCGCCGCCTCCGCTCGGAGCTGGAGAAGGCCGTCCCGGTCGGCTTCCAGATGCACAAGTCCCCGGTCGACCCGCGCCGCATCCACGGGCTCAAGACCGGCGACTGGGCGAAGTTCTGGGACCGCTTCGACCGGCTGGCCCCCGCGGTGCAGGACCGGCGCCGGCGCGCCGAGCACCAGCTGGGCACGCTCGGCGGCGGCAACCACTTCCTCGAGGTCTGCCTGGACGACGAGGGAGTGGTGTGGATCGTCCTGCACTCCGGCTCCCGCAACATCGGCAAGGAGCTGGCCGAGCACCACATCGAGCGGGCACGGAAGCTGCCGCACAACCAGGACCTGCCCGACCGCGACCTCGCGGTGTTCGTCTCCGGTACCCCGGAGATGGACGCCTACCGGCGCGACCTGTTCTGGGCACAGGACTATGCGCGCCGCAACCGCGACGTGATGATGGGCCTGGCCTGCGACGTCATGCGCAAGGCGTTCCCGCGGGTGCGCTTCGGGCAGTGGATCTCCTGCCACCACAACTACGTGGCCGAGGAGAGCTACGACGGCGTCGACGTGCTGGTCACCCGCAAGGGCGCGATCCGCGCCGGACAGGGGGACGTCGGGATTGTTCCTGGAAGTATGGCGAGCGGCACCTACATCGTGCGCGGGCTGGGCAACCCGGCGTCGTTCAACTCGGCGTCGCACGGCGCGGGCCGCAGGATGAGCCGGACCAGGGCCAAGAAGACCTTTACCCGCGACGACCTGGTCGAGCAGACCCGGGGCGTGGAGTGCCGCAAGGACGCCGGTGTCATCGATGAGATCCCCGCGGCGTACAAGGACCTGTCCGAGGTGATGGCGGCGCAGACGGATCTGGTTGAGGTGGTGGCCCACTTGCGTCAGGTCATCTGTGTCAAGGGGTGA
- a CDS encoding methyltransferase domain-containing protein, which produces MSDDPPGPDDLAALARPAWADTFRTVPREHFIPDAAHASYMGDEPSHWIDCHTGPKTWKKAVYSDTTILTQVDDGQAPLTEESATTSINPSSSNTAPSLVAQFLELLDPYPGDRVLEIGTGTGWTAALLSARQGAENVYSVEVDEHVAEQAAANVKRAGYAPHLRVGDGAQGWPEEAPFDRVHVTCGVREIPYAWVEQTRPGGVIVAPWTPVQAVGHKLVLTAAGDVAVGRPRGRAGFMMMRSQRAGYPTPVGERRESVATVDPMRISRAGPGLEMAVAAFMPGVAVNGLGSGDDRVGLRHPATGSYALAVRSDCGVKARVGEHGPRSLWPEFENAYLEWLSWGSPGLDRFGVAVTSEGQSIWLDHPDNPIGKV; this is translated from the coding sequence ATGAGTGATGATCCCCCCGGCCCGGACGACCTCGCCGCGCTCGCCAGGCCCGCGTGGGCGGACACGTTCCGAACAGTGCCGCGCGAGCACTTCATCCCCGATGCCGCCCACGCCTCCTACATGGGAGACGAACCCAGCCACTGGATCGACTGTCACACCGGCCCTAAGACGTGGAAGAAAGCCGTCTACTCCGACACCACCATCCTCACCCAGGTCGACGACGGACAGGCTCCCCTCACCGAGGAGAGTGCGACGACGAGCATCAACCCGTCGTCGTCCAATACCGCCCCCAGCTTGGTCGCCCAGTTCCTCGAACTGCTCGACCCCTACCCGGGCGACCGGGTCCTGGAAATCGGGACCGGGACCGGGTGGACCGCCGCACTCCTGTCGGCGCGCCAAGGCGCGGAGAACGTGTACTCGGTCGAGGTGGACGAACATGTCGCCGAGCAGGCCGCCGCGAACGTGAAGCGCGCCGGATACGCTCCGCACCTGAGGGTCGGGGACGGGGCGCAGGGGTGGCCCGAGGAGGCGCCCTTCGACCGGGTGCACGTCACCTGCGGTGTGCGGGAGATCCCGTATGCGTGGGTGGAGCAGACCCGCCCCGGCGGCGTGATCGTCGCGCCGTGGACCCCTGTCCAGGCGGTGGGGCACAAGCTGGTGCTGACGGCCGCCGGTGATGTGGCTGTCGGCCGGCCTCGGGGTCGGGCGGGGTTCATGATGATGCGCTCGCAGCGGGCCGGGTACCCCACGCCCGTCGGGGAACGGCGGGAGTCCGTGGCGACGGTCGATCCGATGCGGATCAGCCGGGCCGGTCCCGGGTTGGAGATGGCGGTGGCGGCGTTCATGCCGGGTGTGGCTGTGAACGGGCTGGGGAGCGGTGATGACCGCGTCGGCCTGCGGCACCCCGCCACCGGTTCCTACGCGCTGGCGGTTCGCTCCGACTGCGGTGTGAAGGCGAGGGTCGGTGAGCACGGCCCGCGTTCGCTGTGGCCGGAGTTCGAGAACGCCTATCTGGAGTGGCTGAGTTGGGGCTCCCCGGGCCTCGACCGGTTCGGCGTTGCTGTGACGTCGGAGGGACAGTCCATCTGGCTGGACCATCCGGACAACCCGATCGGGAAGGTGTGA
- a CDS encoding DUF397 domain-containing protein codes for MMNSMWHKSTYSSGGTNCVETREHEHGADLRDSQHPGLGFLSFGAREQSVFLAAVREEKL; via the coding sequence ATGATGAACAGCATGTGGCATAAGTCCACATACAGCTCAGGCGGCACCAACTGCGTCGAGACGCGGGAGCATGAGCACGGGGCTGACCTGCGGGACTCTCAGCACCCTGGCCTTGGCTTCTTGAGCTTCGGTGCGCGTGAGCAGTCCGTGTTTCTGGCGGCTGTGCGCGAGGAGAAGCTGTAG
- a CDS encoding helix-turn-helix domain-containing protein, with the protein MSIDEDERIRRRYGNEVRRLRNDAGMTQASLAHRVGCSKSLVSAIERGEAPLKGDIRSKLDEKLGYGQLDRLWEDLTGNGRQAWLSEFSQLVREGASVFEYQMISFPGYLQTEEYAQAVIRNGVPWLTEDEVAAKATQRAAESQRVVKAAHPIMWCVVDETVLWRRYGSAAVMLGQLRFLEDLVQRGRLTLQAVRAASPTHPGNSGSFAVVTGHPKPVVYAESIHYGQFITNMVDVEHYRLLFGRLQSEAWAVSETLKALQQEIKRLDDEQHVA; encoded by the coding sequence ATGTCCATCGATGAGGATGAACGTATCCGCAGGCGCTACGGGAATGAAGTGAGGCGCCTGCGCAACGATGCTGGAATGACGCAAGCGTCGCTTGCCCACCGCGTGGGATGCAGTAAGAGCCTCGTCTCCGCGATCGAGCGAGGAGAGGCCCCGCTGAAGGGAGATATCCGGTCCAAGCTCGACGAAAAGTTGGGGTATGGTCAGCTCGACCGGCTTTGGGAAGACCTGACGGGCAACGGCCGCCAAGCCTGGCTGAGTGAGTTTTCCCAGCTGGTCCGCGAGGGCGCGTCCGTCTTCGAATATCAGATGATCTCGTTCCCCGGGTACCTGCAGACTGAGGAGTACGCTCAGGCGGTCATCCGCAACGGTGTCCCTTGGTTGACCGAGGACGAAGTCGCTGCCAAGGCAACCCAGCGTGCAGCGGAGAGCCAGCGCGTAGTCAAGGCGGCCCACCCGATCATGTGGTGTGTCGTGGACGAGACCGTACTGTGGCGGCGGTACGGTTCCGCGGCTGTCATGCTGGGGCAACTGCGGTTCCTGGAGGACCTGGTCCAGCGGGGACGGCTGACGCTTCAGGCAGTACGAGCGGCCAGCCCGACCCACCCGGGAAACTCAGGGTCCTTCGCGGTGGTCACCGGTCACCCGAAGCCGGTGGTCTATGCCGAGTCGATCCACTACGGCCAGTTCATCACCAACATGGTTGATGTGGAACACTACCGGCTGCTCTTCGGCAGGCTGCAAAGCGAAGCCTGGGCGGTGAGCGAGACGCTTAAGGCGCTTCAGCAGGAAATAAAGAGGTTGGATGATGAACAGCATGTGGCATAA